The following coding sequences lie in one Synechococcus sp. CC9902 genomic window:
- the queA gene encoding tRNA preQ1(34) S-adenosylmethionine ribosyltransferase-isomerase QueA, producing the protein MPDSLDQQLSSYAYHLPPERIAQAPVEPRHDARLLIAPGQTDGVQAARHQKVWDLLEELRSGDLLVVNDTRVLKARIKVRRSGGGVSELLVLEPRGDGQWLCLARPAKRMRPGDLLTLDGTAITLRVLHEDPASGGRIVQFPLDCRDAESIEALLNQCGEVPLPPYIDRHDPGDAERYQTRYADRPGAVAAPTAGLHFSDELLAALQGKGVGLARITLHVGLGTFRPVETEDLTQLELHSEWIEVNASVVEAIQQCRGRVIAVGTTSVRALEGAAQLQGGVLKPFTGPVNLVIQPGYRFAVVQGLLTNFHLPKSSLLLLVSALIGREKLLALYAEAIDHEYRFFSYGDAMWISPDAVLPGVTPN; encoded by the coding sequence GTGCCGGATTCCCTCGATCAGCAGCTCAGCAGTTACGCGTATCACCTGCCGCCTGAGCGCATTGCTCAGGCTCCAGTGGAGCCGCGCCATGACGCGCGGCTGCTGATCGCCCCCGGCCAAACCGATGGAGTGCAGGCAGCGCGCCATCAGAAAGTGTGGGATCTGCTGGAGGAGCTGCGGTCGGGTGACTTGCTGGTGGTGAACGACACCAGGGTGCTCAAGGCAAGGATCAAGGTCCGCCGCTCTGGTGGTGGGGTGTCTGAATTGCTGGTGCTAGAGCCCCGTGGTGATGGCCAATGGCTTTGTTTGGCGCGCCCGGCCAAGCGGATGCGTCCAGGCGATCTGCTCACGCTTGATGGCACAGCGATCACTCTGCGGGTGCTGCATGAGGATCCCGCCAGTGGGGGGCGGATTGTTCAGTTTCCTTTGGATTGCAGGGATGCGGAATCGATCGAAGCCCTGCTCAATCAGTGCGGTGAAGTGCCATTGCCGCCCTACATCGACCGTCATGATCCTGGCGATGCCGAGCGTTATCAAACGCGTTATGCGGATCGGCCGGGTGCTGTGGCGGCACCAACGGCAGGACTTCATTTCAGTGATGAACTGTTGGCTGCCTTGCAGGGCAAGGGTGTCGGATTGGCAAGGATCACCCTGCATGTGGGGCTGGGTACATTTCGCCCTGTGGAGACAGAAGATCTCACCCAGCTGGAATTGCACAGCGAATGGATTGAAGTGAATGCGTCAGTGGTGGAGGCCATTCAGCAGTGTCGTGGCCGTGTGATCGCTGTTGGCACCACCAGCGTGCGTGCTTTGGAGGGAGCTGCGCAGCTGCAAGGGGGTGTGTTGAAACCGTTCACCGGTCCGGTGAACCTTGTGATTCAGCCTGGCTATCGCTTTGCGGTGGTGCAGGGCTTATTGACCAATTTCCATCTGCCGAAAAGTTCCTTGTTGCTGCTGGTGAGTGCCCTGATTGGTCGGGAGAAGCTGCTGGCGCTGTATGCCGAGGCGATTGATCACGAGTACCGATTTTTTTCCTATGGCGATGCCATGTGGATTTCTCCGGACGCTGTATTGCCAGGGGTGACCCCGAATTGA
- the cysK gene encoding cysteine synthase A — protein sequence MSRIYDDNSLAIGNTPLVKLNHVTKNCKATVLAKIEGRNPAYSVKCRIGANMIWDAEKSGKLTKDKVIVEPTSGNTGIALAFTAAARGYKLILTMPESMSIERRRVMAVMGAEIVLTEAAKGMPGAIAKAKEIADSNPSKFFMPGQFDNPANPEIHFKTTGPEIWNDCDGAIDVFVAGVGTGGTITGVSRYIKNEAGKAIESVAVEPSHSPVITQTMNGEAVKPGPHKIQGIGAGFIPKNLDLSVVDKVEQVTNEESIAMALRLAEEEGLLVGISCGAAAAAAIRLAEQDAYAGKTIVVVLPDLAERYLSSVMFAEVPTGIIEQPVAV from the coding sequence ATGTCTCGCATTTACGACGACAACAGCCTCGCCATCGGCAACACCCCGCTGGTGAAACTGAATCACGTCACCAAAAACTGCAAAGCCACCGTCCTGGCGAAGATCGAAGGCCGCAATCCCGCTTACAGCGTGAAGTGCCGGATCGGCGCCAACATGATCTGGGACGCAGAAAAGAGCGGCAAACTCACAAAAGACAAGGTCATTGTTGAGCCCACATCGGGCAACACAGGGATCGCGTTGGCCTTCACCGCCGCGGCGCGTGGCTACAAGCTGATCCTCACCATGCCGGAGTCGATGTCGATCGAACGGCGACGTGTCATGGCTGTGATGGGAGCCGAAATCGTCTTAACCGAAGCTGCCAAAGGCATGCCCGGTGCGATTGCGAAAGCCAAGGAGATTGCCGACAGCAATCCCTCCAAATTTTTTATGCCTGGGCAATTCGATAACCCAGCCAATCCAGAGATCCATTTCAAGACCACCGGTCCTGAGATCTGGAACGATTGCGATGGTGCCATCGACGTGTTCGTGGCTGGCGTTGGCACCGGCGGAACGATCACCGGCGTGTCGCGTTACATCAAAAATGAGGCTGGTAAAGCGATTGAATCTGTCGCGGTTGAACCGAGCCACAGCCCAGTGATCACCCAAACCATGAATGGTGAAGCTGTGAAGCCTGGTCCCCACAAAATTCAGGGCATCGGTGCTGGCTTCATCCCCAAGAACCTCGACCTCTCAGTTGTCGACAAGGTCGAGCAGGTCACCAACGAAGAATCGATCGCCATGGCACTTCGTCTGGCCGAGGAAGAGGGTCTTTTAGTTGGGATCTCTTGTGGCGCTGCTGCCGCAGCCGCCATTCGCCTTGCAGAACAAGATGCCTATGCGGGCAAAACCATTGTTGTGGTTCTCCCCGACCTCGCTGAGCGTTACCTCTCCTCAGTGATGTTTGCCGAAGTGCCCACTGGAATCATCGAACAACCCGTCGCGGTTTAA
- a CDS encoding PLP-dependent transferase — MSERNLLKEPCWQGSDLGHPLPDHPHAVSMALPRWRDVIAYEEHEATCRAALQTIYPRFGLHPFLQELANQVPSDGMGVWPFASRAAAEAAQKHCQRKSPQSSLRLLDQHKISCLCTDAAASAHAKAFWQHTGLGASSRQAAIALGHELAPAPHQGEQARQRVRQRLAEIHHCSEEHISLVPAGMAALHAGLEAVQTLRPGRPTLQLGFPYVDVLKQPQVVFHGSELLRTTNLGDIVATLDRLDPAAVIVELPSNPLLRCVDLPAVAELAHARGIPLIADDTIGTGINLEALPYADLVFTSLTKSFAGRGNVMAGCLLISPDSQWRSTLLEAIAPRATLSDADAIALEQNSRDVNDRVPRLDANCLALAQKLEKHPAVKRVLHPKDCKNFQALKKRGAGDGCLLSFELHAGERNAQRVFDALRICKGPSLGTSFSLVCPYTQLAHYEELDWAEACGVPAHLLRVSVGLEQPDELWSRFREALSHATNPGKV, encoded by the coding sequence GTGAGCGAGCGAAACCTGCTGAAGGAACCTTGCTGGCAGGGATCAGACCTCGGCCATCCTCTGCCCGATCACCCCCATGCCGTGTCGATGGCTCTCCCTCGATGGCGTGATGTGATCGCCTACGAAGAGCACGAAGCCACCTGCCGTGCAGCACTGCAAACGATTTATCCCCGCTTTGGACTGCACCCGTTCCTCCAAGAGCTAGCCAACCAAGTGCCCAGTGACGGTATGGGGGTGTGGCCCTTCGCTAGCAGGGCCGCTGCCGAAGCAGCCCAGAAGCATTGCCAAAGGAAATCGCCCCAGTCGAGCCTTCGTTTGCTGGATCAACACAAGATCAGCTGTTTATGCACGGATGCCGCGGCCAGCGCCCATGCCAAAGCCTTTTGGCAACACACAGGACTCGGAGCTTCATCGCGGCAGGCGGCCATAGCCCTTGGCCACGAGTTGGCACCAGCACCCCATCAAGGGGAGCAGGCTCGACAACGCGTTCGGCAACGGCTAGCCGAAATACACCATTGCTCTGAAGAGCACATCAGCCTTGTTCCAGCCGGTATGGCTGCACTCCACGCTGGATTAGAGGCCGTTCAAACCCTGCGACCTGGCCGACCCACCTTGCAGCTGGGCTTTCCCTATGTGGATGTCTTGAAACAACCTCAGGTGGTGTTCCATGGCAGTGAGTTACTCAGAACCACGAATCTGGGCGACATCGTCGCCACATTGGACCGGCTGGATCCCGCGGCGGTGATTGTGGAACTCCCCAGCAATCCGCTGTTGCGCTGTGTGGATTTACCGGCCGTCGCGGAACTCGCCCATGCCCGAGGAATCCCCCTCATCGCCGACGACACGATCGGAACTGGGATCAACCTCGAGGCACTCCCCTACGCAGACCTGGTTTTCACCTCGCTCACAAAAAGCTTTGCTGGACGCGGCAATGTGATGGCGGGATGTCTGCTGATCAGCCCCGACTCGCAGTGGAGGTCCACCCTGCTGGAGGCCATCGCACCAAGGGCGACTCTGAGTGACGCCGATGCCATTGCCCTAGAACAAAACAGCCGCGACGTGAACGATCGGGTGCCACGTCTGGATGCCAATTGCTTGGCACTGGCCCAAAAGCTGGAGAAGCATCCAGCCGTGAAGCGTGTGCTGCACCCCAAAGATTGCAAGAACTTCCAGGCCCTAAAGAAGCGCGGCGCCGGAGATGGTTGTCTGCTGAGCTTCGAACTGCATGCAGGCGAACGCAATGCTCAACGGGTTTTCGATGCGCTAAGGATTTGCAAAGGACCAAGCCTGGGCACCTCCTTCAGCCTGGTGTGCCCCTACACCCAACTGGCCCACTACGAGGAACTGGACTGGGCTGAAGCCTGTGGTGTTCCAGCTCATCTGCTCAGGGTTTCGGTTGGACTCGAACAACCAGATGAGCTCTGGAGCCGCTTCCGAGAAGCCCTATCCCATGCAACTAACCCAGGCAAAGTCTGA
- a CDS encoding trans-sulfuration enzyme family protein yields MTNPVSEPGSNTPAVGVNTRVIHHGESFAGETGSVMPPIFPTSTFAHGNPGGFDYTRSGNPNFRILDGVLSALEGCDHTTVFGSGVSAITAVVSQLKQGDLVLCEENLYGCTVRLFEQVFSKFGLRTQWLDFTEANALDVLRSSKPAMVWIESPTNPLLKVIDIEAVCGVAREFDIPVVVDNTFATALVQRPLELGATLSLTSTTKYINGHSDALGGAVSTNDAGWHQKMVFSQKALGLQPSPFDSWLITRGIKTLPLRLKQQMANAAALADQLALHPKVAWVRYPHRNDHPQHALAQRQMKGGGAIVTVSFQASQEETYRLCKQLKWFTMAESLGGIESLICHPATMTHAAVSAEVKAKLGIGDGLVRLSVGCEDLVDLQADLSRALELLA; encoded by the coding sequence GTGACGAACCCGGTGTCCGAGCCCGGATCCAACACCCCCGCAGTGGGAGTCAACACCCGGGTGATTCATCACGGTGAAAGCTTTGCTGGAGAGACCGGGTCGGTGATGCCCCCGATCTTTCCAACATCCACCTTCGCCCACGGCAACCCTGGCGGCTTTGATTACACCCGCTCAGGGAACCCAAACTTTCGAATTCTGGACGGAGTGCTGAGTGCACTCGAAGGTTGCGACCACACAACTGTGTTTGGTTCTGGCGTCAGCGCAATCACAGCGGTGGTGTCGCAACTCAAGCAGGGAGATCTGGTGTTGTGCGAGGAGAATCTCTACGGCTGCACCGTGCGGCTATTCGAACAGGTGTTTTCCAAGTTCGGGCTACGAACGCAATGGTTGGACTTCACTGAAGCCAATGCCCTTGATGTCCTGCGCAGCAGCAAGCCAGCAATGGTTTGGATTGAAAGCCCAACCAATCCACTCCTCAAGGTGATCGATATCGAGGCCGTGTGCGGCGTGGCCCGTGAGTTCGACATCCCCGTTGTCGTCGACAACACCTTCGCGACTGCTCTCGTTCAACGACCGTTGGAGCTCGGCGCGACGCTGTCCCTTACAAGCACCACGAAATACATCAACGGCCACTCCGATGCCCTTGGGGGGGCCGTCTCGACCAACGACGCTGGCTGGCATCAAAAAATGGTGTTTTCGCAAAAGGCTCTGGGATTACAACCCTCACCCTTCGACTCCTGGCTGATCACTCGCGGGATCAAAACGCTTCCACTGCGACTGAAGCAACAAATGGCGAATGCCGCTGCCTTAGCTGATCAATTGGCGTTGCATCCGAAGGTGGCGTGGGTGCGCTACCCCCACCGCAACGACCATCCTCAGCACGCTTTGGCCCAACGACAGATGAAGGGTGGAGGAGCAATCGTGACCGTGAGCTTCCAGGCCAGCCAAGAGGAAACCTATCGACTCTGCAAGCAGTTGAAGTGGTTCACCATGGCCGAAAGTCTTGGTGGCATTGAAAGCTTGATCTGCCACCCAGCCACCATGACCCATGCCGCCGTGTCGGCTGAGGTGAAGGCCAAACTCGGCATCGGCGACGGTTTAGTGCGCCTCTCGGTGGGCTGCGAAGACTTGGTGGATCTACAGGCCGACCTATCGCGAGCCTTGGAGCTGCTGGCGTGA
- the psbC gene encoding photosystem II reaction center protein CP43: METPFNAGLVATGGKDLDSTGYAWWSGNARLINLSGRLLGAHVAHAGLMVFWAGAMMLFEVSHFTFDKPMYEQGFICMPHVATLGYGVGPGGEVTDLFPFFVVGVLHLISSAVLGLGGLYHALRGPEILENYSSFFSQDWRDKNQMTNIIGYHLILLGVGCLLLVFKAMFFGGVYDTWAPGGGDVRLITNPTLDPGVIFGYLFRAPFGGEGWIIGVNSMEDIIGGHIWLGLTLIFGGIWHAITKPFGWVRRAFIWNGEAYLSYSLGALSFMSFIASAYIWFNNTAYPSEFWGPTNAEASQAQSFTFLVRDQRLGANIGSAMGPTGLGKYLMRSPTGEIIFGGETMRFWDFRGPWLEPLRGPNGLSLDKLQNDIQPWQVRRAAEYMTHAPNASLNSVGGIITEPNSVNYVNLRQWLGAAQFVLAFFFLVGHLWHAGRARAAAAGFEKGIDRKAEPVLGMPDLD; this comes from the coding sequence GTGGAAACGCCCTTTAATGCTGGTCTTGTCGCCACTGGCGGCAAAGACCTCGACTCCACTGGCTATGCCTGGTGGTCTGGAAATGCCCGCCTGATCAACCTTTCAGGCCGTTTGCTTGGCGCCCACGTGGCCCATGCCGGTTTGATGGTGTTCTGGGCTGGCGCAATGATGCTGTTCGAGGTGAGTCACTTCACCTTCGATAAGCCCATGTATGAGCAGGGCTTCATCTGCATGCCCCACGTCGCAACCCTCGGTTACGGCGTAGGACCCGGCGGAGAAGTCACTGATCTCTTCCCATTCTTTGTGGTTGGTGTTCTGCACCTGATCAGCTCAGCCGTTCTTGGCTTGGGTGGTCTGTACCACGCCCTGCGTGGTCCTGAGATTTTGGAGAACTATTCCTCCTTCTTCTCCCAGGACTGGCGCGACAAAAATCAGATGACCAACATCATTGGTTATCACCTGATTCTTCTTGGCGTCGGCTGCTTGCTGCTGGTCTTTAAGGCCATGTTCTTCGGCGGCGTCTACGACACCTGGGCCCCCGGCGGTGGCGACGTTCGTCTGATCACGAACCCCACCCTCGACCCCGGTGTGATCTTCGGTTATCTCTTCCGCGCCCCCTTTGGTGGCGAAGGTTGGATCATCGGAGTGAACTCGATGGAAGACATCATTGGTGGTCACATCTGGTTGGGCCTAACGCTGATCTTCGGTGGCATTTGGCACGCCATCACCAAGCCTTTCGGCTGGGTGCGTCGTGCCTTCATCTGGAATGGTGAGGCCTACCTGAGCTACAGCCTGGGTGCCTTGAGCTTCATGAGCTTCATCGCATCGGCCTACATCTGGTTCAACAACACCGCCTATCCCTCTGAGTTCTGGGGCCCTACCAACGCGGAGGCATCCCAAGCTCAAAGTTTCACCTTCCTGGTGCGTGACCAACGCCTTGGAGCCAACATCGGTTCTGCCATGGGTCCCACCGGCCTCGGCAAATACCTGATGCGCTCACCAACCGGTGAAATCATCTTCGGTGGCGAAACCATGCGTTTCTGGGACTTCCGTGGTCCTTGGTTGGAGCCCCTCCGTGGCCCCAACGGTTTGAGCCTCGACAAATTGCAAAATGACATTCAGCCATGGCAAGTGCGCCGTGCAGCTGAGTACATGACGCACGCCCCCAACGCTTCTCTGAACTCCGTTGGCGGCATCATCACCGAGCCAAACTCGGTGAACTACGTGAACCTTCGTCAGTGGCTGGGAGCAGCACAATTCGTGCTCGCTTTCTTCTTCCTGGTGGGTCACCTCTGGCATGCAGGCCGCGCCCGCGCCGCCGCAGCTGGTTTTGAAAAAGGCATCGATCGCAAAGCAGAACCCGTTCTCGGAATGCCGGATCTCGACTGA
- the psbD gene encoding photosystem II D2 protein (photosystem q(a) protein), producing the protein MTIAVGRAPQRGWFDVLDDWLKRDRFVFIGWSGLLLLPTAYMAIGGWLTGTTFVTSWYTHGIASSYLEGCNFLTAAVSTPADAMGHSLLLLWGPEAQGDFVRWCQLGGLWAFVALHGAFALIGFMLRQFEIARLVGIRPYNAIAFSGPIAVFVSVFLMYPLGQSSWFFAPSFGVAAIFRFLLFLQGFHNWTLNPFHMMGVAGILGGALLCAIHGATVENTLFEDGEQANTFKAFEPTQEEETYSMVTANRFWSQIFGIAFSNKRWLHFFMLFVPVMGLWTSSIGIIGLALNLRAYDFVSQEIRAAEDPEFETFYTKNILLNEGLRAWMAPADQPHENFVFPEEVLPRGNAL; encoded by the coding sequence ATGACGATCGCTGTAGGACGCGCGCCTCAGCGGGGATGGTTTGACGTCCTCGATGACTGGCTCAAGCGCGACCGCTTCGTATTCATCGGCTGGTCTGGCCTACTTCTGCTCCCGACGGCCTACATGGCTATCGGTGGCTGGCTGACCGGCACCACATTTGTCACCTCCTGGTACACCCACGGCATCGCGTCGTCGTACCTCGAAGGTTGCAACTTCCTCACCGCTGCTGTTTCGACCCCCGCTGACGCGATGGGTCACAGCTTGCTGCTGCTCTGGGGCCCAGAAGCCCAGGGCGATTTTGTCCGCTGGTGTCAACTCGGCGGCCTCTGGGCTTTTGTTGCCCTGCACGGTGCTTTCGCACTGATCGGCTTCATGCTGCGTCAGTTCGAAATTGCTCGTCTCGTCGGCATTCGTCCCTACAACGCCATTGCCTTCTCCGGCCCGATTGCGGTGTTCGTCAGTGTTTTCCTGATGTACCCCCTCGGCCAGAGCAGCTGGTTCTTCGCGCCATCCTTCGGTGTGGCAGCGATCTTCCGCTTCCTCCTCTTCTTGCAGGGCTTCCACAACTGGACGCTGAACCCCTTCCACATGATGGGAGTGGCCGGCATCTTGGGCGGCGCTCTGTTGTGTGCCATTCACGGTGCAACCGTGGAAAACACACTGTTCGAGGATGGTGAGCAAGCGAACACCTTTAAGGCGTTCGAACCCACCCAGGAAGAAGAGACCTATTCCATGGTCACCGCCAACCGCTTCTGGAGCCAAATCTTCGGAATTGCGTTCTCCAACAAGCGCTGGCTGCACTTCTTCATGCTGTTCGTGCCAGTGATGGGCCTCTGGACTAGCTCCATCGGCATCATCGGTCTGGCCCTCAACCTGCGCGCCTATGACTTCGTGTCACAGGAAATCCGCGCTGCTGAGGACCCCGAATTTGAGACCTTCTACACCAAGAACATTCTTCTGAATGAAGGTCTGCGTGCCTGGATGGCACCGGCTGACCAGCCGCATGAAAACTTCGTCTTCCCTGAAGAGGTTCTGCCCCGTGGAAACGCCCTTTAA
- a CDS encoding photosystem I assembly protein Ycf4 has product MSAAVLEQSVLGSRRLSNFLVAAAVSVGGVGFLLASLSSYLGQDLLPFGHPAALIFVPQGLVMGLYSIAAALLASYLWYVIAVDVGSGSNRFDKESGVVVISRRGFRRPVCVEFPLKDVKAVKVEVRDGFNARRRVSLRLQGRRDLPLTRVGEPLPLAQLEQEGAELARFLGVNLEGL; this is encoded by the coding sequence ATGTCCGCAGCAGTGCTGGAGCAATCGGTGCTCGGCTCAAGGCGACTTTCTAATTTTTTGGTGGCCGCAGCCGTCAGTGTTGGAGGTGTTGGCTTCTTGTTGGCGTCACTTTCCAGCTATCTCGGACAAGACCTGTTGCCCTTTGGGCATCCTGCAGCTCTGATTTTTGTTCCGCAGGGCCTGGTGATGGGCCTGTACAGCATCGCCGCTGCACTGTTGGCCTCCTACCTCTGGTATGTGATCGCTGTCGACGTGGGCTCTGGAAGCAATCGTTTCGATAAAGAATCTGGTGTTGTGGTGATCAGCCGTCGGGGTTTCCGTCGCCCGGTTTGCGTGGAATTTCCCTTGAAAGATGTCAAGGCGGTGAAAGTGGAAGTGCGTGATGGGTTCAATGCCCGCCGCCGCGTGTCTCTGCGTCTCCAGGGGCGTCGCGATCTTCCCCTAACCCGGGTGGGTGAGCCGCTGCCATTGGCTCAGCTCGAGCAGGAAGGAGCTGAACTCGCCCGTTTTCTTGGCGTCAATCTCGAAGGGCTTTGA
- a CDS encoding peptidylprolyl isomerase, producing MRSPFRRVVWSLLLLFPLMVSCSPSPQASPTPSCADANVPCLQGTTQVQMSTNRGEITIEVDGDAAPITAGNFVDLVRRGTYDGTMFHRVVREPVPFVVQGGDPKSTDRSVPLNQLGTGSFVDPQTGQSRMIPLEIGFRGEENPRYSREITNPSQLDSLRLNHERGSVAMARSQAPDSASAQFYIALKPLPELDGRYAVFGRVIEGMDVVDEIRQGDRITKASLGD from the coding sequence ATGCGTTCTCCTTTTCGTCGTGTTGTGTGGTCGTTGCTGCTTCTCTTCCCCTTGATGGTGAGTTGCAGTCCTTCACCGCAGGCATCGCCAACACCATCCTGTGCCGACGCAAATGTTCCTTGTCTTCAGGGCACAACCCAGGTTCAGATGAGCACCAATCGCGGCGAGATCACGATCGAGGTTGATGGTGATGCTGCGCCGATCACAGCTGGCAATTTTGTGGATTTGGTGCGTCGTGGCACCTACGACGGAACGATGTTTCATCGCGTGGTGCGCGAACCCGTTCCCTTCGTTGTTCAAGGGGGAGATCCCAAGTCAACGGATCGTTCCGTTCCCTTAAATCAATTGGGCACCGGAAGTTTTGTTGATCCACAAACCGGTCAATCCCGAATGATTCCTCTGGAGATTGGTTTCCGTGGAGAAGAGAATCCCCGCTACAGCCGGGAAATTACCAATCCCAGTCAGCTGGATTCCCTCAGGCTGAACCATGAACGTGGCTCGGTGGCGATGGCACGGTCTCAGGCCCCAGACTCCGCCAGCGCTCAGTTTTATATCGCCTTAAAGCCTTTACCAGAACTGGATGGCCGCTATGCCGTTTTCGGGAGGGTGATTGAGGGCATGGACGTTGTTGATGAGATTCGCCAGGGGGATCGGATCACCAAAGCCAGCCTTGGCGATTGA
- the ilvN gene encoding acetolactate synthase small subunit — protein MKHTLSVLVEDESGALSRIAGLFARRGFNIHSLAVGPAEADGQSRLTMVVEGDAQTLEQMTKQLDKLVNVLQVLDLTQRPAVERELMLLKVKAPAETRSAVFDLVQVFRAKVVDVADEALTLEVVGDPGKLVALERLMKPFGILEIARTGKVALERASGVNTELLKVSPSETRIPA, from the coding sequence ATGAAGCACACCCTTTCGGTGCTTGTGGAGGACGAATCTGGAGCACTCAGCCGCATCGCCGGATTGTTCGCCCGCCGTGGTTTCAATATCCACAGCTTGGCTGTGGGGCCAGCGGAAGCCGATGGCCAATCGCGCTTAACGATGGTGGTGGAAGGAGATGCGCAAACCCTGGAGCAGATGACCAAACAGCTGGACAAGCTGGTCAACGTTCTCCAGGTTCTGGATCTAACCCAGCGTCCTGCAGTGGAACGCGAACTGATGCTCCTGAAAGTGAAAGCCCCAGCCGAAACGCGAAGCGCAGTGTTTGATCTGGTTCAGGTGTTCCGCGCCAAGGTTGTCGACGTGGCCGATGAAGCTCTAACCCTTGAAGTGGTGGGCGACCCCGGAAAGTTGGTAGCTCTTGAACGCCTGATGAAGCCCTTCGGCATCCTTGAAATCGCACGAACCGGAAAAGTGGCCCTCGAGCGGGCTTCCGGGGTGAACACCGAACTGCTCAAGGTTTCACCCAGCGAAACGCGGATCCCCGCTTGA
- a CDS encoding alpha/beta fold hydrolase — MPRAVSANALQPAEPWCPEAETSAWGHHHEWTWRRQPSRRNQNQQWTCHWRVLGPSHGPALVLLHGFGASSGHWRRIAPKLAAQGWQVFSLDLLGFGASEQSGIRQGGPLDNRIWGQQTAAFLQEIVQRPAVLVGNSLGGLSALTTAVLTPDLVRALVAAPLPDPALLQPVPRRRSPWRRRWQRGWLSLIVQLIPLQWIVPVIARSKLIRLGLQGAYTCSITNDLDLQQLICRPARRPTAARALRAMTLGMGLRPSGATAPALLEQLATTQLPMLMLWGRNDRFVPLSVGQKVVDQHPWVELKVLNHCGHCSHDEDPNQFLNALLPWLDRNLGNSRPAGDVQQI; from the coding sequence ATGCCCAGAGCTGTGTCAGCCAATGCACTCCAGCCTGCCGAGCCATGGTGCCCGGAGGCCGAAACCAGCGCCTGGGGGCACCACCACGAATGGACTTGGCGTCGACAGCCAAGTCGTAGAAACCAAAATCAACAATGGACATGCCATTGGCGAGTTTTGGGGCCAAGCCATGGCCCAGCCCTCGTGCTCTTGCATGGTTTCGGGGCCTCGAGCGGGCACTGGCGGCGCATCGCGCCGAAACTGGCGGCCCAGGGCTGGCAAGTGTTCAGCCTCGACCTCTTGGGATTTGGCGCGTCGGAGCAATCGGGGATTCGCCAGGGAGGTCCACTGGATAACCGGATTTGGGGACAGCAAACCGCTGCCTTTCTCCAGGAGATTGTTCAGCGGCCCGCCGTACTCGTGGGGAACTCCCTGGGTGGTCTCAGTGCCCTCACCACAGCCGTTCTGACGCCCGATTTGGTGAGAGCACTCGTGGCAGCACCGCTGCCTGATCCGGCCCTGCTCCAGCCGGTGCCACGACGACGTTCACCGTGGCGACGACGCTGGCAACGGGGATGGCTCAGCTTGATCGTTCAACTGATTCCCTTGCAGTGGATCGTGCCAGTGATTGCCCGCAGCAAGCTGATTCGGCTTGGACTGCAAGGTGCCTACACCTGTTCCATCACCAACGACCTTGATCTGCAGCAGCTGATTTGTCGTCCAGCCCGCCGACCGACCGCAGCCCGAGCCCTACGGGCCATGACTCTTGGCATGGGTCTTCGACCCAGCGGAGCAACAGCTCCGGCCCTACTGGAACAGCTAGCGACAACACAACTGCCGATGTTGATGCTCTGGGGCCGAAACGATCGTTTTGTCCCCCTCAGCGTCGGCCAAAAGGTTGTGGATCAACACCCCTGGGTGGAGCTCAAAGTGCTCAATCACTGCGGGCATTGCTCCCACGATGAGGACCCGAATCAGTTCCTAAATGCTCTGCTGCCCTGGCTGGACCGTAACTTGGGTAACAGCAGACCAGCAGGGGACGTTCAGCAGATATGA